In the genome of Pseudorca crassidens isolate mPseCra1 chromosome 14, mPseCra1.hap1, whole genome shotgun sequence, one region contains:
- the CAPG gene encoding macrophage-capping protein isoform X2 has protein sequence MYSPIPQSGSPFPASVQDPGLHVWRVEKLKPVPVAPENQGIFFSGDSYLVLHNGPEELSHLHLWIGQQSSRDEQGACAVLAVHLNTLLGERPVQHREVQGNESDLFMSYFPRGLKYQEGGVESAFHKTSPGATPAAIRKLYQVKGKKNIRATERALSWDSFNTGDCFILDLGQNIFTWCGAKSNILERNKARDLALAIRDSERQGKAQVEIVTDGEEPVDMIQVSDATGQMSLTKVADSSPFALEMLIPDDCFVLDNGLCSKIYIWKGRKANEKERQAALQVAEDFIARMRYAPNTQVEILPQGRESPIFKQFFKDWK, from the exons ATGTACTCACCCATCCCCCAGAG TGGCTCTCCGTTCCCAGCCTCGGTGCAGGATCCCGGCCTGCACGTATGGCGGGTGGAGAAGCTGAAGCCGGTGCCCGTGGCCCCTGAGAACCAGGGTATCTTCTTCTCGGGAGACTCCTACCTAGTGCTGCACAATGGCCCGGAAGAACTCTCCCACCTGCACCTGTGGATAG GCCAGCAGTCATCCCGGGATGAGCAGGGGGCCTGCGCCGTGCTGGCCGTGCACCTCAACACCCTGCTTGGGGAGCGGCCTGTGCAGCACCGAGAGGTACAGGGTAATGAGTCCGACCTCTTCATGAGCTACTTCCCACGTGGCCTCAAGTACCAG GAAGGCGGTGTGGAGTCAGCATTTCACAAGACGTCGCCAGGGGCCACCCCAGCTGCCATCAGGAAACTCTACCAGGTGAAGGGCAAGAAGAACATCCGTGCCACCGAGCGGGCACTGAGCTGGGACAGCTTCAACACAGGGGACTGTTTCATCCTGGACCTGGGCCAG AACATCTTCACCTGGTGTGGTGCAAAGTCCAACATCCTGGAGCGTAACAAGGCACGGGACCTGGCGCTGGCCATTCGGGACAGCGAGCGGCAGGGCAAGGCCCAGGTGGAGATCGTCACCGATGGAGAGGAGCCTGTCGACATGATCCAG GTCTCTGATGCCACTGGACAGATGAGCCTGACCAAGGTGGCCGACTCCAGCCCCTTTGCCCTCGAGATGCTGATACCCGACGACTGCTTTGTGCTGGACAACGGGCTCTGCAGCAAGATCTACATCTGGAAGG GGCGCAAAGCTAACGAGAAGGAACGGCAGGCGGCCCTGCAAGTGGCTGAGGACTTCATCGCCCGCATGCGGTATGCCCCAAACACTCAG GTGGAGATCCTGCCTCAGGGCCGCGAGAGTCCCATCTTCAAGCAATTCTTCAAGGACTGGAAATGA
- the CAPG gene encoding macrophage-capping protein isoform X1 produces MYSPIPQSGSPFPASVQDPGLHVWRVEKLKPVPVAPENQGIFFSGDSYLVLHNGPEELSHLHLWIGQQSSRDEQGACAVLAVHLNTLLGERPVQHREVQGNESDLFMSYFPRGLKYQEGGVESAFHKTSPGATPAAIRKLYQVKGKKNIRATERALSWDSFNTGDCFILDLGQNIFTWCGAKSNILERNKARDLALAIRDSERQGKAQVEIVTDGEEPVDMIQVLGPKPALKEGNPEEDLTADQTNAQAAALYKVSDATGQMSLTKVADSSPFALEMLIPDDCFVLDNGLCSKIYIWKGRKANEKERQAALQVAEDFIARMRYAPNTQVEILPQGRESPIFKQFFKDWK; encoded by the exons ATGTACTCACCCATCCCCCAGAG TGGCTCTCCGTTCCCAGCCTCGGTGCAGGATCCCGGCCTGCACGTATGGCGGGTGGAGAAGCTGAAGCCGGTGCCCGTGGCCCCTGAGAACCAGGGTATCTTCTTCTCGGGAGACTCCTACCTAGTGCTGCACAATGGCCCGGAAGAACTCTCCCACCTGCACCTGTGGATAG GCCAGCAGTCATCCCGGGATGAGCAGGGGGCCTGCGCCGTGCTGGCCGTGCACCTCAACACCCTGCTTGGGGAGCGGCCTGTGCAGCACCGAGAGGTACAGGGTAATGAGTCCGACCTCTTCATGAGCTACTTCCCACGTGGCCTCAAGTACCAG GAAGGCGGTGTGGAGTCAGCATTTCACAAGACGTCGCCAGGGGCCACCCCAGCTGCCATCAGGAAACTCTACCAGGTGAAGGGCAAGAAGAACATCCGTGCCACCGAGCGGGCACTGAGCTGGGACAGCTTCAACACAGGGGACTGTTTCATCCTGGACCTGGGCCAG AACATCTTCACCTGGTGTGGTGCAAAGTCCAACATCCTGGAGCGTAACAAGGCACGGGACCTGGCGCTGGCCATTCGGGACAGCGAGCGGCAGGGCAAGGCCCAGGTGGAGATCGTCACCGATGGAGAGGAGCCTGTCGACATGATCCAG GTCCTGGGCCCCAAGCCCGCTCTGAAGGAGGGCAACCCTGAGGAAGACCTCACAGCTGACCAGACAAACGCCCAGGCTGCGGCTCTGTATAAG GTCTCTGATGCCACTGGACAGATGAGCCTGACCAAGGTGGCCGACTCCAGCCCCTTTGCCCTCGAGATGCTGATACCCGACGACTGCTTTGTGCTGGACAACGGGCTCTGCAGCAAGATCTACATCTGGAAGG GGCGCAAAGCTAACGAGAAGGAACGGCAGGCGGCCCTGCAAGTGGCTGAGGACTTCATCGCCCGCATGCGGTATGCCCCAAACACTCAG GTGGAGATCCTGCCTCAGGGCCGCGAGAGTCCCATCTTCAAGCAATTCTTCAAGGACTGGAAATGA